A genomic segment from Candidatus Desulfarcum epimagneticum encodes:
- a CDS encoding hypothetical protein (Evidence 5 : Unknown function), with the protein MDELREIACNCRNWTNFKNKTIDAIEYQKELQGYEEE; encoded by the coding sequence ATGGATGAACTCAGAGAAATAGCCTGTAATTGCCGAAATTGGACAAATTTTAAAAATAAAACAATTGACGCAATTGAGTATCAAAAAGAACTTCAGGGGTATGAAGAAGAATAG
- a CDS encoding conserved hypothetical protein (Evidence 4 : Unknown function but conserved in other organisms), with protein sequence MAKAIADLFLPLAPPLDSHVEFVRRGAAKSVPHLKVFNLNYDPLIERAAELGEVRLYDGFAGHEHAYFDAATFEERIFRVRGTHKGRQTDETAKPLHLLKLHGSLGWYHCDTHGVRRCGFGVSIPDNTKRLMIPPQRRKADDTMTQPYQALWSAFRGALGQDHNPLHRLACIGYGFSDEHVNTVIESALARTDFTVLIFAKDLSDEAWNRWSAKSNVIIVTEDRCAIKSEVGAGHPNLWKFEYLSKRI encoded by the coding sequence GTGGCAAAGGCAATCGCCGACCTGTTCCTGCCCCTTGCTCCTCCGCTGGACTCTCATGTTGAGTTTGTAAGGCGAGGGGCAGCCAAATCGGTGCCGCACCTGAAAGTCTTCAACCTGAACTATGATCCGCTCATCGAGCGAGCAGCAGAACTCGGGGAGGTGCGCCTGTACGATGGCTTTGCTGGACACGAGCATGCGTACTTTGATGCAGCTACTTTCGAAGAACGAATTTTCAGGGTCAGGGGAACCCACAAAGGGCGACAAACTGATGAAACCGCAAAACCACTTCATCTGCTCAAATTGCATGGGTCTCTCGGATGGTATCACTGTGATACGCATGGTGTACGTCGTTGTGGCTTCGGCGTCTCTATTCCAGATAACACCAAGCGTCTGATGATTCCTCCGCAACGGCGCAAGGCGGATGATACCATGACTCAACCCTATCAGGCATTGTGGTCTGCTTTTCGAGGCGCGCTCGGACAGGATCACAATCCCTTGCATCGCCTTGCCTGCATCGGCTACGGATTTTCGGATGAACACGTCAACACTGTCATCGAGAGCGCGCTCGCACGAACTGACTTTACAGTGTTGATATTTGCAAAGGACTTGTCGGATGAAGCTTGGAATCGCTGGAGTGCAAAGAGCAACGTGATCATTGTGACCGAGGATCGTTGCGCTATCAAGAGCGAAGTCGGAGCGGGACACCCCAACCTGTGGAAATTTGAATATCTCTCGAAAAGGATCTGA